A stretch of Pseudomonas sp. CCC3.1 DNA encodes these proteins:
- a CDS encoding carbohydrate porin: MFFSSRALLTSSLCSGLSLLALTSTATLADTTDDLMNRSTLTGNWGGERQKLADKGIKLTGDYNSETFSNLHGGIKHGTRYSQQVRVGAQFDLSKLLDTPDAGYVQITVNDRRGHSASEDLVGNRLPVQENYGGQYTRLSEFSYERTLFSPALTTKLGFLPMGNDFGGMPLLTSFVNAGFCAHPLTMSNGSGWSNYPTPHWGGELRYTVNPSLTLQTAVFQVNPEYNSRSSEAFSMTTRGTTGAILPLEAIFNNNAFLNGQYKVGWYYDTSNTTKIGSTEKTNNRTGAYVLVDQAIWRDEQDPESVLRAFGQAATSNAATSAMHRWYSVGLVKQKPFASRPKDSIAFAYGRAVFNSRSRDVQEAAAANPEQANMIANLDSGEQLLELNYGAQVTPWLLLRPDVQYIIEPGAFYGKSRGNALVAGLQVKATF; the protein is encoded by the coding sequence ATGTTTTTCTCTTCCCGCGCCCTGCTGACCTCCAGCCTGTGCAGCGGCTTGTCTCTCTTGGCCCTGACCTCCACCGCCACGCTGGCCGACACCACCGACGACCTGATGAACCGCTCGACCTTGACCGGCAACTGGGGCGGCGAGCGTCAGAAGCTGGCCGACAAGGGCATCAAACTGACCGGCGATTACAACTCCGAAACGTTTTCCAACCTGCATGGCGGGATCAAGCACGGCACGCGTTACTCACAACAAGTACGGGTCGGTGCCCAGTTTGACTTGAGCAAATTGCTCGACACCCCAGACGCGGGGTATGTGCAAATCACCGTCAACGACCGCCGCGGCCACAGCGCCTCCGAAGACTTGGTGGGCAACCGTTTGCCGGTACAGGAAAACTATGGCGGCCAGTACACGCGGCTGTCCGAGTTCAGCTATGAGCGCACGCTGTTTAGCCCTGCGCTGACCACCAAACTCGGTTTCTTGCCGATGGGCAATGACTTTGGCGGCATGCCGTTGTTGACCAGTTTTGTTAACGCCGGTTTCTGCGCGCACCCGCTGACCATGTCCAATGGCAGTGGCTGGAGCAACTACCCAACGCCACACTGGGGCGGCGAATTGCGTTACACCGTCAACCCGTCGCTGACCCTGCAAACGGCCGTGTTCCAGGTCAACCCGGAGTACAACAGCCGGTCCTCCGAAGCGTTCAGCATGACCACGCGCGGCACCACCGGCGCGATCCTGCCGCTGGAAGCGATCTTCAATAACAACGCCTTCCTCAACGGCCAATACAAAGTGGGCTGGTACTACGACACCTCCAACACCACAAAAATTGGCAGCACTGAAAAAACCAACAATCGCACAGGCGCTTACGTACTGGTCGACCAGGCGATCTGGCGCGATGAACAAGACCCCGAAAGCGTATTGCGCGCCTTCGGCCAGGCCGCCACCAGCAATGCGGCGACCTCCGCCATGCACCGTTGGTACTCGGTGGGTCTGGTCAAACAAAAGCCGTTTGCCAGCCGCCCGAAAGACAGCATCGCCTTCGCTTATGGCCGCGCCGTGTTCAATTCACGTTCGCGGGACGTGCAAGAAGCTGCGGCAGCCAACCCCGAGCAAGCCAACATGATCGCCAACCTCGACAGCGGCGAGCAGTTGCTGGAACTCAACTATGGGGCGCAAGTGACTCCATGGTTGCTGCTGCGTCCGGACGTGCAATACATCATCGAACCGGGTGCGTTCTACGGCAAAAGCCGCGGCAATGCACTGGTCGCGGGGTTGCAGGTTAAAGCGACGTTCTAA
- a CDS encoding ArnT family glycosyltransferase, giving the protein MRLTRPALLLVLLGCLLLFFALGNHQLQGSTESRVAGIAMEMHLSNDWVTPSLLGEPFLEKPPLSLWLDAGAIRLFGGEPLSVRLASAFAGLFCVLLLYVMLRKLARPTALAWTAAAMLATMASFWSNSRQVGEDALLTLGVTMALLAFYHASRQPRFALGSWLLFACGIAIATLSKGVLGLALPGVVIFAYLLCESLIDKRFTLKNWLRPALLTLLGLIPLLIWLALLYQRGGLAAVGEVLWANSIGRFSGSFVEAGHYEPFYYYLAKLPEAFLPWNLLTYLGLWHFRKQLLQNRYLLFFCVWLLAQFMLLTLASSKRTVYLMSLAPAAAVIAAEYAGVILDWLRHKSQTSALAKRISDHHRGLAITLLAVIVSCYLVAAFLAPRADRAVSFQPVSAQALSLQASGKHLALMQPDERLASVVFYSQQLQQALQTKEQLLAFLQASPDNVAIVEKPDVAGQPLNVLATVTVGHRSFYFVSLSTVSPQT; this is encoded by the coding sequence ATGCGTCTGACTCGTCCCGCTCTGCTGTTAGTGCTGCTCGGTTGTTTGCTGTTGTTTTTTGCGCTGGGCAATCATCAGTTACAAGGCTCAACCGAATCTCGGGTGGCGGGCATTGCGATGGAGATGCACCTGAGCAATGACTGGGTAACCCCCTCTTTGCTCGGCGAACCTTTTCTGGAAAAACCACCCTTGAGTCTGTGGCTGGATGCCGGAGCCATTCGTCTGTTTGGCGGTGAGCCCTTGAGCGTGCGGCTGGCGTCGGCCTTTGCCGGTTTATTCTGTGTGCTGTTGCTGTACGTCATGCTGCGCAAGCTCGCACGCCCGACAGCACTCGCCTGGACTGCCGCCGCCATGCTCGCCACCATGGCCAGTTTTTGGAGCAATAGCCGCCAGGTGGGTGAAGATGCCTTGCTCACCCTGGGGGTGACGATGGCGCTGTTGGCGTTCTATCACGCCAGCCGCCAACCCCGTTTTGCCCTCGGTAGTTGGCTGTTGTTTGCCTGCGGCATTGCCATTGCGACGCTCAGCAAAGGCGTGCTGGGACTGGCGCTGCCAGGCGTGGTGATTTTTGCCTATCTGCTGTGCGAAAGCCTGATCGACAAGCGTTTTACCCTGAAAAACTGGCTGCGCCCGGCACTGCTGACGTTGCTCGGGCTGATCCCGTTGCTGATCTGGCTGGCCCTGCTGTACCAGCGCGGCGGGCTTGCGGCAGTGGGTGAAGTGCTGTGGGCCAACAGTATCGGGCGCTTCAGCGGCTCGTTTGTCGAGGCCGGGCACTACGAACCTTTCTACTATTACCTGGCCAAGTTGCCCGAAGCCTTTTTGCCCTGGAACCTGCTGACGTATCTGGGCCTCTGGCACTTTCGCAAGCAGTTGCTGCAAAACCGTTACCTGCTGTTTTTCTGCGTCTGGCTGCTGGCGCAATTCATGCTGCTGACCCTCGCTTCCAGCAAACGCACGGTGTACCTGATGTCGCTCGCCCCTGCTGCTGCGGTGATTGCGGCGGAATATGCCGGGGTGATACTGGACTGGCTGCGGCACAAAAGTCAGACCTCAGCACTGGCCAAGCGCATCAGCGACCATCATCGCGGCCTCGCGATAACCCTGCTGGCCGTCATCGTCAGTTGCTACCTGGTGGCCGCCTTCCTGGCGCCGCGAGCTGACCGCGCCGTGTCCTTTCAACCGGTATCGGCACAGGCCTTGAGCTTGCAGGCCAGCGGCAAGCATCTCGCCTTGATGCAACCTGACGAGCGCCTGGCCTCGGTGGTGTTCTACAGCCAGCAACTGCAACAGGCGCTGCAAACCAAAGAGCAGTTACTGGCCTTTTTGCAGGCATCGCCTGATAACGTGGCCATCGTTGAAAAGCCGGATGTGGCCGGCCAGCCACTGAACGTATTAGCCACCGTTACCGTGGGGCATCGCAGCTTTTACTTTGTGTCACTGAGTACTGTGAGCCCGCAAACATGA